In Lycium ferocissimum isolate CSIRO_LF1 chromosome 11, AGI_CSIRO_Lferr_CH_V1, whole genome shotgun sequence, a single genomic region encodes these proteins:
- the LOC132038668 gene encoding cytochrome c oxidase subunit 6a, mitochondrial-like isoform X1, translated as MASALIKSNIIRSALRGGASGGTPAPALKRTFASSTSHHDEAREAAKWEKITYIGIVTCAILTIFNLAKGHPHHEEPPVRMAFSRRSITKTSISIREGFKKLNLLYH; from the exons ATGGCTTCTGCTTTGATCAAATCTAACATTATTCGCTCCGCCCTCCGCGGCGGTGCTTCTGGTGGAACTCCAGCGCCGGCATTAAAGAGGACTTTCGCTTCTTCCACGTCCCACCATGATGAGGCCC GTGAAGCAGCTAAGTGGGAGAAAATAACTTATATTGGAATAGTTACGTGTGCGATTCTTACAATCTTTAATCTCGCTAAGGGTCATCCTCATCATGAAGAGCCTCCT GTCCGGATGGCCTTTTCGAGAAGAAGCATCACTAAAACCAGTATATCTATCCGTGAAGGCTTTAAAAAGTTAAACCTACTGTATCATTGA
- the LOC132038668 gene encoding cytochrome c oxidase subunit 6a, mitochondrial-like isoform X2: MASALIKSNIIRSALRGGASGGTPAPALKRTFASSTSHHDEAREAAKWEKITYIGIVTCAILTIFNLAKGHPHHEEPPPYPYLHIRNKEFPWGPDGLFEKKHH; this comes from the exons ATGGCTTCTGCTTTGATCAAATCTAACATTATTCGCTCCGCCCTCCGCGGCGGTGCTTCTGGTGGAACTCCAGCGCCGGCATTAAAGAGGACTTTCGCTTCTTCCACGTCCCACCATGATGAGGCCC GTGAAGCAGCTAAGTGGGAGAAAATAACTTATATTGGAATAGTTACGTGTGCGATTCTTACAATCTTTAATCTCGCTAAGGGTCATCCTCATCATGAAGAGCCTCCT CCTTATCCGTATCTGCACATTCGTAACAAGGAGTTTCCATGGG GTCCGGATGGCCTTTTCGAGAAGAAGCATCACTAA